A window of Brachybacterium fresconis contains these coding sequences:
- a CDS encoding serine protein kinase RIO, which produces MTSSFDMTSSFDRDAFFARSLLTMSVTELDDDQRWSTWPETAHTLDRGPQPFPDWVVQHDGAIDTELGVLKTGKEADAFLLERALPAEHRTGAAGEATLLVAKRYRSPEHSSFHRSHRYTEGRRGTDSREARAVAKGTAFGRQVAAAQWARAEFDVLGQLFSAGLPVPYPVQIVGTEVCMEFIGTDDADGAFAAPRLQETGPSPEQAEHWARTLREVVLGFAELGLVHGDLSPYNILIDSRRQGAEPVIIDVPQVIDLIGNPNGPEFLRRDCQNVCTWLRANGASDAAADPQEWNEAALGTWQVP; this is translated from the coding sequence ATGACCTCGTCCTTCGATATGACCTCGTCCTTCGATCGCGACGCCTTCTTCGCCCGCTCCCTGCTCACCATGAGCGTCACCGAGCTCGACGACGACCAGCGCTGGTCCACCTGGCCCGAGACGGCCCACACGCTTGACCGCGGCCCGCAGCCCTTCCCCGACTGGGTGGTCCAGCACGACGGGGCGATCGACACCGAGCTCGGTGTGCTCAAGACCGGAAAGGAGGCCGACGCCTTCCTGCTCGAACGCGCCCTGCCCGCCGAGCACCGCACCGGAGCCGCCGGGGAGGCGACCCTGCTGGTGGCCAAGCGCTACCGCTCCCCCGAGCACTCCAGCTTCCACCGCTCCCACCGGTACACCGAGGGCCGCCGCGGCACGGACTCCCGCGAGGCGCGTGCCGTCGCCAAGGGCACCGCCTTCGGCCGTCAGGTCGCCGCGGCGCAGTGGGCCCGCGCCGAGTTCGACGTGCTCGGTCAGCTGTTCTCGGCCGGGCTGCCCGTGCCGTACCCGGTGCAGATCGTCGGCACCGAGGTGTGCATGGAGTTCATCGGCACCGATGACGCCGACGGGGCGTTCGCCGCGCCCCGCCTCCAGGAGACCGGCCCGAGCCCTGAGCAGGCTGAGCACTGGGCTCGCACCCTGCGCGAGGTGGTGCTCGGCTTCGCCGAGCTGGGCCTGGTCCACGGCGACCTCTCGCCGTACAACATCCTGATCGACTCCCGCCGGCAGGGCGCGGAGCCGGTGATCATCGACGTCCCGCAGGTCATCGACCTGATCGGGAACCCGAACGGCCCGGAGTTCCTGCGCCGGGACTGTCAGAACGTGTGCACCTGGCTGCGGGCGAACGGGGCGAGCGATGCGGCGGCGGACCCGCAGGAGTGGAACGAGGCCGCTCTCGGCACGTGGCAGGTGCCGTGA
- a CDS encoding VOC family protein has product MFLENLGIDADDPIRRGRFWEAALGTTALTVEPDIYETRLDLDGDAYLDLCFARVPEHPTSPLRLHLDLRGGERQLEVAERLRGLGARDLDIGQGEVPWIVLGDVEGAALCVMEEREEYTDTGPLAALPLDVADPQREGDFWAWLTGWVETSGQAPRTLRHPSRRGPLLSLYPEPEPKRPGAKNPIHLDIRLEAGDDVEAITAEIAERGGRELHPGWGELPWRIYQDPSGNEFCLLPAPGAAS; this is encoded by the coding sequence ATGTTCCTGGAGAACCTCGGCATCGATGCCGACGACCCGATCCGCCGCGGCCGTTTCTGGGAGGCGGCGCTGGGCACCACCGCGCTGACGGTGGAGCCCGACATCTACGAGACGCGCCTGGACCTCGATGGCGACGCCTACCTCGACCTGTGCTTCGCCCGGGTGCCCGAGCATCCCACCTCACCGCTGCGCCTCCACCTCGACCTGCGCGGAGGGGAGCGGCAGCTCGAGGTGGCCGAGCGCCTGCGTGGCCTCGGGGCGCGCGATCTCGACATCGGCCAGGGGGAGGTGCCCTGGATCGTGCTCGGCGACGTCGAGGGAGCGGCGCTGTGCGTGATGGAGGAGCGGGAGGAGTACACCGACACCGGCCCGCTCGCCGCCCTGCCGCTGGACGTCGCCGATCCGCAGCGCGAGGGGGACTTCTGGGCGTGGCTGACAGGCTGGGTCGAGACGTCCGGCCAGGCGCCGCGCACCCTGCGGCACCCCTCCCGGCGCGGCCCGCTGCTGTCGCTGTACCCGGAGCCCGAGCCGAAGCGCCCCGGCGCCAAGAACCCCATCCACCTGGACATCCGCCTCGAGGCCGGGGACGACGTCGAGGCGATCACCGCCGAGATCGCCGAGCGCGGCGGCCGGGAGCTGCACCCCGGCTGGGGCGAGCTCCCCTGGCGCATCTACCAGGACCCCTCCGGCAACGAGTTCTGCCTGCTGCCGGCCCCAGGAGCCGCTTCGTGA
- a CDS encoding DoxX family protein: MTGARRTAAFLSVLLGGAGALHLARPAPFDSIVPRALPGSARGYTCASGVAELGVAGLLAIGRTRGRGGLAATALFVAVFPANVQMAYDWRHASPRKRALALGRLPLQGVLIAQALHVARASKGTPAAS, translated from the coding sequence GTGACCGGCGCGCGCCGGACCGCGGCATTCCTGTCCGTGCTGCTCGGCGGGGCCGGCGCCCTGCACCTGGCGCGACCCGCACCCTTCGACAGCATCGTCCCGCGGGCGCTGCCCGGATCGGCCCGGGGGTACACCTGCGCCTCCGGGGTGGCGGAGCTCGGCGTGGCCGGGCTGCTCGCGATCGGGCGCACCCGAGGCCGGGGCGGTCTCGCCGCCACGGCCCTGTTCGTCGCGGTGTTCCCCGCGAACGTGCAGATGGCCTACGACTGGCGGCACGCCTCCCCGCGCAAACGGGCGCTCGCGCTGGGGCGTCTGCCGCTGCAGGGCGTGCTGATAGCCCAGGCTCTGCACGTGGCCCGCGCGTCCAAGGGCACCCCGGCAGCCTCCTGA
- a CDS encoding ABC transporter substrate-binding protein, with translation MITRRSLLGAAGLAGTALASGCAGTPEVDRTLGRPAGRGDSGAITFQIWDKAQEPAMQQIIDAFHEHYPNISVTMSSAAFASYFERLRIQATGGDLPDVFWINGPNFELYASYGMLQDLSELEGFDPANYPSNLTELYTHQGAPYAVPKDFDTIALWYNRDLLHRAGIDEPTDSWSWQEYRDASEAVSRALGDEQIWGNPGGVANQAYIYPLIMQAGGFIVDEDMTVSGYDSPEAIDAFSFLDGMIRDGIAPGVRYTAENSPKDLFNSGRAALYQSGNWEAALLQNSPVREHLGVAPLIHGPEEANVIHGIGYAMSARSPDKPAASAFLSFLGSEEANRIQGAAGAANPAFVGTNDTYIEALPEFSLDVFVDAAETARTYPASQNTSAWLQLEELLFPKILSGDGQLEKHAHELATRMNGVLADES, from the coding sequence GTGATCACCAGACGTTCCCTGCTCGGCGCCGCCGGGCTGGCGGGGACAGCCCTCGCCAGCGGCTGTGCCGGCACCCCGGAGGTCGACCGCACGCTCGGTCGGCCGGCAGGTCGCGGCGACTCAGGCGCGATCACGTTCCAGATCTGGGACAAGGCCCAGGAGCCGGCGATGCAGCAGATCATCGACGCCTTCCACGAGCACTACCCGAACATCTCGGTCACCATGAGCTCCGCGGCCTTCGCGAGCTACTTCGAGCGGCTGCGGATCCAGGCGACCGGCGGTGACCTGCCGGACGTGTTCTGGATCAACGGGCCGAACTTCGAGCTGTACGCCTCCTACGGCATGCTCCAGGACCTCAGCGAACTCGAAGGCTTCGACCCGGCGAACTATCCGTCGAACCTCACCGAGCTCTACACCCATCAGGGAGCGCCCTACGCGGTCCCGAAGGACTTCGACACGATCGCCCTGTGGTACAACCGAGATCTGCTGCACCGCGCCGGGATCGATGAGCCGACCGACAGCTGGAGCTGGCAGGAGTATCGCGACGCCTCCGAGGCGGTGTCGCGGGCCCTCGGCGATGAGCAGATCTGGGGCAACCCGGGCGGCGTCGCGAACCAGGCCTACATCTACCCGCTGATCATGCAGGCCGGAGGGTTCATCGTCGATGAGGACATGACCGTCTCCGGCTACGACAGCCCGGAAGCGATCGACGCGTTCTCCTTCCTCGACGGCATGATCCGCGACGGGATCGCCCCGGGCGTCCGCTACACGGCGGAGAACTCGCCGAAGGACCTCTTCAACAGCGGTCGCGCCGCCCTGTACCAATCCGGGAACTGGGAGGCCGCGCTCCTGCAGAATTCGCCGGTGCGCGAGCATCTCGGCGTGGCGCCGCTGATCCACGGACCGGAAGAAGCCAACGTCATCCACGGCATCGGGTACGCGATGTCCGCCCGCAGTCCTGACAAGCCGGCCGCCTCGGCGTTCCTCTCCTTCCTCGGCTCCGAGGAGGCCAACCGCATCCAGGGTGCGGCCGGTGCCGCCAACCCTGCCTTCGTCGGCACCAACGACACCTACATCGAGGCGCTGCCGGAGTTCTCCCTCGACGTCTTCGTCGACGCGGCGGAGACCGCGAGGACGTACCCGGCCTCGCAGAACACCTCCGCGTGGTTGCAGCTGGAGGAGCTGCTGTTCCCCAAGATCCTCAGCGGGGACGGGCAGCTCGAGAAGCACGCCCACGAGCTCGCCACGAGGATGAACGGAGTGCTCGCCGATGAGTCATGA
- a CDS encoding carbohydrate ABC transporter permease, which yields MSHDTAPPIRRRRRGRDGYWPLVFLAPLMIGVVAFYFWPILATVLNSFASFDPFGGRTFAGLENYRTLLSDSFIPRAVLNTAVYTAIVLLGIPIAVGVASLLTQKGLRFSRFYQVLFFLPAVSMPVAVALVWRMIFNQEFGVVNWALSLIGIEGPYWVTAPWWALLAVSVVGLWASLPLAVIILSAGLQGIPGELYEAAQLDGAGTLRQFRSVTVPLLTPSIFFLMVITAINGFQLFDLLFAMMGQSNPAMADTQSLVYLFYSEAFRQHEQGYASVIALLILAIIGVFTLLQFRVQKRWVHYD from the coding sequence ATGAGTCATGACACGGCACCCCCGATCCGCCGCCGACGGCGCGGGCGCGATGGCTACTGGCCGCTGGTCTTCCTCGCCCCGCTCATGATCGGCGTGGTGGCCTTCTACTTCTGGCCGATCCTGGCGACCGTGCTGAACTCCTTCGCGAGCTTCGACCCGTTCGGTGGTCGTACCTTCGCCGGCCTGGAGAACTACCGGACGCTGCTGAGCGATTCCTTCATCCCCCGGGCGGTCCTCAACACCGCCGTGTACACCGCGATCGTGCTGCTGGGCATCCCGATCGCCGTGGGGGTCGCCTCCCTGTTGACCCAGAAGGGACTGCGGTTCTCCCGCTTCTACCAGGTGCTGTTCTTCCTGCCGGCGGTCTCGATGCCGGTGGCCGTCGCCCTGGTGTGGCGGATGATCTTCAATCAGGAGTTCGGCGTCGTCAACTGGGCGCTGTCCCTGATCGGCATCGAGGGGCCCTACTGGGTCACGGCCCCGTGGTGGGCGCTGCTCGCCGTGTCCGTCGTCGGGCTGTGGGCGAGCCTGCCGCTGGCGGTGATCATCCTGTCGGCCGGGCTGCAGGGCATCCCCGGTGAGCTCTACGAGGCGGCTCAGCTGGACGGCGCCGGCACCCTGCGGCAGTTCCGGTCGGTGACGGTGCCGCTGCTGACTCCCAGCATCTTCTTCCTGATGGTCATCACCGCGATCAACGGATTCCAGCTGTTCGATCTGCTGTTCGCGATGATGGGTCAGTCCAACCCGGCGATGGCCGACACCCAGTCGCTGGTCTACCTGTTCTATTCGGAGGCGTTCCGACAGCACGAGCAGGGGTATGCCTCGGTGATCGCACTGCTGATCCTGGCGATCATCGGGGTGTTCACGCTGCTGCAGTTCCGGGTGCAGAAGAGGTGGGTCCACTATGACTGA
- a CDS encoding carbohydrate ABC transporter permease has product MTEPRRNRPRYATHAALLIGGAVMVFPFAWQLIMSLSTHAEVTSVPPTWVPEKLQWQNYPAVFEQIPFLSQFVTTAAVTIARVVGQLLLCAMAGYAFARMEFRGKTILFGLVLSILMVPYQIYLIPQYEIIQQLGWLNTVAGIAAPGIFSAFGTFLMRQHFLGMPRSLEEAARLDGANPWQTFWRIMFPLSGPSLSAVAILTALASWNDLMWPLIVATYDDRTTLAVGLSTMQGQFTTDYPVMMAASFMAMLPLMILFIVLQRRVVEGLAHSGMKG; this is encoded by the coding sequence ATGACTGAGCCGCGCAGGAATCGTCCCCGCTACGCGACCCATGCGGCCCTGCTGATCGGTGGGGCGGTGATGGTCTTCCCCTTCGCGTGGCAGCTGATCATGTCACTGTCCACGCACGCCGAAGTCACCTCGGTGCCGCCCACCTGGGTCCCCGAGAAGCTGCAATGGCAGAACTATCCGGCGGTCTTCGAGCAGATCCCGTTCCTCAGCCAGTTCGTCACCACGGCGGCGGTCACCATCGCCCGCGTCGTCGGCCAGCTGCTGCTGTGCGCGATGGCCGGGTACGCCTTCGCCCGGATGGAGTTCCGCGGCAAGACCATCCTGTTCGGCCTGGTGCTGTCGATCCTCATGGTGCCCTACCAGATCTACCTCATCCCGCAGTACGAGATCATCCAGCAGCTGGGCTGGCTGAACACGGTGGCCGGCATCGCCGCCCCGGGCATCTTCAGCGCCTTCGGCACCTTCCTCATGCGCCAGCATTTCCTGGGGATGCCGCGTTCGCTCGAGGAGGCGGCTCGCCTGGACGGAGCGAACCCGTGGCAGACCTTCTGGCGGATCATGTTCCCGTTGAGCGGGCCTTCGCTCAGCGCCGTCGCGATCCTCACGGCCCTGGCCTCGTGGAATGACCTGATGTGGCCCCTGATCGTGGCGACCTATGACGACCGCACCACCCTCGCGGTGGGGTTGTCGACCATGCAGGGGCAGTTCACCACCGACTACCCGGTGATGATGGCCGCCAGCTTCATGGCCATGCTGCCGCTGATGATCCTGTTCATCGTGCTGCAGCGCCGGGTCGTCGAGGGCCTGGCGCACTCCGGGATGAAGGGGTGA
- a CDS encoding amidohydrolase gives MLIRQVRPLDAAAGGSPQRPVDLRLRDGVIVEIAPDLARADGEEVLDGGGALALPGLWDQHVHTGQLAQAHARLDTGGAGSVGVILELVRGELAVRRDARTDPRQALIGFGHRLVDFAVPPTVPALDEATGPVPTVLIGGDAHHAWLNTAALEQLGLPPRDGIVAEDEWFDLAPRLTELPGVGDAVATGAAMMQRQALQRGVVGLVDMEWGRPWEVWRSRGARMRVRTAVYPAELDGAPRPTGAVLDATGLVTMGPLKVIVDGALGSHSAYTRETYTDGHGYAGRGVLSYGAEELTATLSQARSQGLTAAVHAIGDAAARLALTAIGQVGIAARIEHAQMLTDDDVVHMARLGVTASVQPAHLLDDRDVTESVWPGHGSRAFRLRDLLTAGVPLVLGSDAPVAPLDPWLAMAAAVHRSADERPGWHREQQLQPLEALAASTDGITSLEVGGRGDVVLLEEDPFTEVPLGADSLMVEAAAREAAEQLRETTVLATVVAGRLP, from the coding sequence GTGCTGATCAGACAGGTGCGGCCCCTCGATGCCGCCGCCGGCGGGTCCCCCCAGCGCCCCGTGGACCTGCGGCTCCGCGACGGGGTGATCGTCGAGATCGCCCCGGATCTGGCCCGGGCCGACGGCGAGGAGGTCCTCGACGGCGGTGGGGCGCTCGCCCTGCCGGGGCTGTGGGACCAGCACGTCCACACCGGCCAGCTCGCCCAGGCGCACGCACGCCTGGACACCGGTGGGGCGGGCAGCGTCGGGGTGATCCTGGAGCTGGTGCGCGGTGAGCTCGCCGTGCGCCGGGACGCGCGCACCGACCCGCGGCAGGCGCTGATCGGTTTCGGCCACCGCCTGGTGGACTTCGCGGTGCCGCCGACGGTCCCGGCACTCGACGAGGCCACCGGTCCCGTTCCCACGGTGCTCATCGGGGGCGACGCCCATCACGCCTGGCTGAACACCGCCGCACTGGAGCAGCTGGGGCTGCCGCCGCGCGACGGGATCGTCGCCGAGGACGAATGGTTCGACCTCGCCCCGCGGCTGACCGAGCTGCCCGGAGTGGGCGATGCCGTCGCGACCGGGGCGGCGATGATGCAGCGCCAGGCGCTCCAGCGCGGGGTGGTCGGGCTCGTGGACATGGAGTGGGGCCGGCCCTGGGAGGTCTGGCGCTCGCGCGGGGCGCGGATGCGGGTCCGCACCGCGGTCTATCCCGCCGAGCTCGACGGGGCTCCGCGGCCGACGGGCGCCGTCCTGGACGCGACCGGCCTGGTGACCATGGGGCCGCTGAAGGTGATCGTCGACGGAGCGCTCGGCTCGCACTCGGCCTACACCCGCGAGACGTACACCGACGGGCACGGCTACGCCGGTCGGGGCGTGCTCAGCTATGGCGCGGAGGAGCTCACCGCCACCCTGTCGCAGGCACGGAGCCAGGGACTCACCGCGGCCGTCCACGCGATCGGCGATGCCGCGGCGCGGCTCGCCCTCACCGCGATCGGGCAGGTCGGGATCGCGGCGCGGATCGAGCACGCCCAGATGCTCACCGACGACGACGTGGTCCATATGGCGCGCCTCGGCGTGACCGCCTCGGTCCAGCCCGCGCACCTGCTCGATGACCGCGACGTGACCGAGAGCGTCTGGCCGGGCCACGGCTCCCGGGCGTTCCGGCTGCGGGACCTGCTCACCGCGGGGGTGCCGCTGGTCCTGGGGTCCGACGCCCCGGTCGCCCCGCTGGATCCGTGGCTGGCGATGGCCGCCGCGGTGCACCGCAGCGCCGATGAGCGTCCCGGCTGGCACCGCGAGCAGCAGCTGCAGCCGCTCGAGGCCCTCGCCGCCTCGACCGACGGGATCACGTCCCTCGAGGTCGGCGGGCGCGGTGATGTCGTGCTGCTGGAGGAGGACCCTTTCACCGAGGTGCCGCTCGGGGCCGACTCCCTGATGGTCGAGGCCGCCGCCCGGGAGGCCGCGGAGCAGCTGCGGGAGACCACGGTGCTGGCGACGGTGGTCGCGGGGCGGCTTCCCTGA
- a CDS encoding ABC transporter ATP-binding protein — MNTTTASAPTPVTGEARPTAAIRLGAVTRSYGQIRALDGLDLEVGPGEIVALLGPNGAGKSTAMEMMVGLTRPDAGEVAILGTDPVTATRTGLIGTMLQGGALLPDQTVRSMLRMLHALQAHPMPLAAAAEQADITELLSRRIGALSGGQAQRVRFAIALLGDPQVLLLDEPTVGMDIGARRAFWDQMRSVAATGRTIVFATHHLDEAEREAARVVVLDRGRVVADGTGPEIAAVVGGRVITLRGADAARIAQLPGVEDAGPDETDPQRVRAVCSDSDAALTALFTSELASAVHEVLVSAPGLEEAFLRITDHTDHTGTDDTDDTDDTDDTEGTDR, encoded by the coding sequence ATGAACACGACGACAGCCTCCGCCCCCACTCCGGTCACCGGCGAGGCGCGCCCCACCGCCGCGATCCGACTGGGCGCCGTCACCCGCAGCTACGGACAGATCCGCGCCCTGGACGGTCTCGATCTCGAGGTCGGCCCCGGCGAGATCGTCGCGCTGCTCGGACCCAACGGCGCCGGCAAGTCCACCGCCATGGAGATGATGGTCGGACTCACCCGGCCGGATGCCGGCGAGGTGGCGATCCTCGGCACCGACCCGGTCACCGCCACCCGCACCGGACTGATCGGCACCATGCTCCAGGGCGGGGCGCTGCTGCCCGACCAGACCGTGCGCTCCATGCTGCGGATGCTCCACGCGCTGCAGGCCCACCCGATGCCGCTCGCCGCGGCCGCGGAGCAGGCGGACATCACCGAGCTGCTCTCCCGTCGGATCGGCGCCCTCTCCGGCGGCCAGGCGCAGCGGGTCCGCTTCGCGATCGCCCTGCTCGGCGACCCGCAGGTGCTGCTGCTGGACGAACCGACCGTCGGCATGGACATCGGCGCCCGCCGCGCCTTCTGGGACCAGATGCGCTCCGTCGCCGCCACCGGCCGCACCATCGTCTTCGCCACCCACCACCTCGACGAGGCCGAGCGGGAGGCCGCCCGCGTGGTCGTGCTCGACCGCGGTCGCGTGGTCGCCGACGGCACCGGGCCGGAGATCGCCGCGGTGGTCGGCGGGCGCGTGATCACCCTGCGCGGCGCCGACGCCGCCCGGATCGCGCAGCTGCCCGGCGTCGAGGATGCCGGGCCCGACGAGACCGACCCCCAGCGGGTCCGGGCCGTGTGCTCCGACTCCGATGCGGCGCTGACCGCCCTGTTCACCTCTGAGCTGGCCTCCGCGGTCCACGAGGTGCTGGTCTCCGCCCCGGGCCTCGAGGAGGCCTTCCTGCGCATCACCGACCACACCGACCACACCGGCACCGACGACACCGACGACACCGACGACACAGATGACACGGAAGGAACCGACCGATGA
- a CDS encoding ABC transporter permease — protein sequence MSRAAASAPTPVTAARRSDLMSAPAENTLLTSATPAARSTAATSDASRIVRYAGHTTRMTVTNVMFMVFTIAMPVGMYLLFSMMFGDQSGGQVRGMIMVNMAAYGGLGAAVTAGTQIQEDQRNGFLRQLIVAGLSPRSFLAGSVMAASAVIIPALVAVGIVGLATGVEASPGAFLATLAVLWVGLLPTILIGIVLGMVLKGGAAMAGGVITMMAMAIFGGLWMPLEMFPSWMQTVGHAIPTYWISSLGEWALYGGPLSVTGLLVIGAWTLALALICTVSMSRAVGLTRR from the coding sequence ATGAGCCGCGCCGCAGCCTCCGCCCCGACCCCCGTCACCGCCGCCCGCAGGAGCGATCTCATGTCCGCTCCGGCCGAGAACACCCTCCTCACCTCCGCCACCCCCGCCGCCCGCAGCACGGCGGCCACGTCGGACGCCTCGCGCATCGTGCGCTACGCGGGCCACACCACCCGCATGACGGTCACCAACGTGATGTTCATGGTGTTCACCATCGCCATGCCGGTGGGCATGTACCTGCTGTTCTCCATGATGTTCGGTGACCAGTCCGGGGGGCAGGTCCGCGGCATGATCATGGTCAACATGGCCGCCTACGGCGGACTCGGCGCCGCGGTCACCGCCGGCACCCAGATCCAGGAGGATCAGCGCAACGGCTTCCTGCGCCAGCTGATCGTGGCCGGGCTGTCCCCGCGCTCCTTCCTGGCCGGCTCCGTCATGGCCGCGAGCGCCGTGATCATCCCGGCCCTGGTCGCGGTGGGCATCGTCGGCCTGGCCACCGGCGTCGAGGCGAGCCCGGGGGCATTCCTGGCCACCCTGGCCGTGCTGTGGGTCGGACTGCTGCCCACGATCCTGATCGGCATCGTGCTCGGCATGGTGCTCAAAGGCGGTGCGGCGATGGCCGGCGGCGTGATCACCATGATGGCGATGGCCATCTTCGGCGGGCTGTGGATGCCGCTGGAGATGTTCCCGAGCTGGATGCAGACCGTCGGCCACGCGATCCCGACCTACTGGATCTCGTCCCTGGGCGAATGGGCCCTGTACGGCGGTCCGCTGTCGGTGACCGGGCTGCTCGTAATCGGCGCCTGGACCCTCGCCCTCGCCCTGATCTGCACGGTGAGCATGTCCCGCGCCGTGGGCCTGACCCGGCGCTGA
- a CDS encoding sensor histidine kinase, whose product MRTDEAPAWGAWARGGEEAPVARPLTPRAIHRAAVESGGLPFALPPVIFIAIPIVFAWIGTPGPGAALVTVMMLVYGLLFVYCTGIALYPHPVRLAWFGVCTALLLALIPILGQNVLYMVMFQAMTHVLLLPWRWAGPTMIAMSLMVFVIALVLGIYVAAGLAGMGMLMSWGFGYGIRQQVLQEELDAAEERNAVLAVAAERERIGRDLHDLVGHSLTSLTISAQLARRLLETDPDAAREQLEHIEATVRQALSDVRATASGMQHVRAATEIASARTVLATVGIQAEVPTALPPLPDDRAELFGYVIREGVTNMVRHSRATRATITVDEESVTVADDGDGIPADTARSGLTGLEARVAIAGGHLEIASDDHGTRLTATMGEKA is encoded by the coding sequence ATGCGAACCGACGAGGCGCCGGCCTGGGGGGCCTGGGCACGCGGCGGCGAGGAGGCCCCCGTGGCCCGGCCCCTCACCCCGCGGGCGATCCACCGGGCCGCCGTCGAGTCGGGAGGCCTGCCCTTCGCCCTCCCCCCGGTCATCTTCATCGCGATCCCGATCGTCTTCGCCTGGATCGGCACCCCCGGCCCCGGCGCCGCTCTCGTGACCGTGATGATGCTGGTCTACGGGCTGCTGTTCGTCTACTGCACCGGCATCGCCCTCTACCCGCATCCGGTGCGCCTGGCCTGGTTCGGCGTCTGCACCGCCCTGCTCCTGGCCCTGATCCCGATCCTCGGTCAGAACGTGCTGTACATGGTGATGTTCCAGGCCATGACGCACGTGCTGCTGCTGCCGTGGCGATGGGCCGGCCCCACCATGATCGCCATGAGCCTGATGGTGTTCGTCATCGCGCTCGTGCTCGGGATCTACGTCGCGGCAGGGCTGGCCGGGATGGGCATGCTGATGAGCTGGGGCTTCGGCTACGGCATCCGCCAGCAGGTGCTGCAGGAGGAGCTGGACGCCGCCGAGGAGCGCAATGCCGTGCTCGCCGTCGCCGCCGAGCGCGAACGCATCGGCCGTGACCTCCATGACCTGGTCGGCCACTCGCTGACCTCGCTGACCATCTCCGCCCAGCTCGCCCGGCGTCTGCTGGAGACCGATCCGGACGCGGCCCGCGAGCAGCTCGAGCACATCGAGGCGACGGTCCGCCAGGCGCTCTCGGACGTCCGTGCGACCGCCAGCGGCATGCAGCACGTGCGCGCCGCCACCGAGATCGCCTCGGCCCGCACCGTGCTGGCGACCGTGGGCATCCAGGCCGAGGTCCCCACCGCGCTGCCGCCGCTGCCCGACGACCGTGCCGAGCTGTTCGGCTACGTCATCCGTGAGGGCGTCACGAACATGGTGCGCCACTCGCGCGCCACCCGCGCCACGATCACCGTCGACGAGGAGTCCGTGACCGTCGCCGACGACGGGGACGGCATCCCTGCGGACACCGCCCGATCGGGCCTCACAGGGCTCGAGGCGCGGGTCGCCATCGCCGGTGGTCACCTGGAGATCGCCTCGGATGACCACGGGACCCGACTGACCGCGACGATGGGGGAGAAGGCATGA
- a CDS encoding response regulator transcription factor, translated as MIRLVVADDQSILRSGLVALLRLESDLEVVGEAADGASTLATVAEHRPDVLLLDVQMPAGTAADGGVGPEDGIAVAQSLQEAGADGPRIIVLTTFGRAGYLRRTMEAGAQGFMVKDTPVERLVDAIRRVHQGLRVVDPELAAQSLAVGPSPLTAQETAVLQSAATGNATAQIAAALFLSVGTVRNHVSAAIGKLGVANRAEAVRTASDNGWI; from the coding sequence ATGATCCGACTCGTGGTCGCCGACGACCAGTCCATCCTGCGCTCTGGCCTGGTGGCCCTGCTGCGCCTCGAGTCCGACCTCGAGGTGGTGGGCGAAGCGGCCGACGGGGCGAGCACGCTCGCCACCGTCGCCGAGCACCGCCCCGACGTCCTCCTGCTGGACGTGCAGATGCCCGCCGGGACCGCCGCCGACGGCGGCGTCGGGCCGGAGGACGGCATCGCCGTCGCCCAGTCCCTGCAGGAGGCGGGCGCCGACGGTCCCCGCATCATCGTGCTGACCACCTTCGGCCGCGCCGGGTACCTGCGCCGCACCATGGAGGCCGGCGCCCAGGGGTTCATGGTCAAGGACACTCCCGTCGAGCGCCTCGTCGATGCGATCCGCCGCGTCCACCAGGGCCTGCGCGTCGTGGACCCTGAGCTGGCCGCCCAGTCCCTGGCCGTCGGCCCCAGTCCGCTGACCGCCCAGGAGACCGCGGTGCTGCAGAGCGCCGCGACCGGCAACGCCACCGCGCAGATCGCCGCCGCGCTGTTCCTCAGCGTGGGCACCGTGCGCAACCACGTCTCGGCCGCGATCGGGAAGCTGGGGGTGGCCAACCGCGCCGAAGCGGTGAGGACCGCCTCCGACAACGGGTGGATCTGA